One Vallitalea pronyensis genomic region harbors:
- a CDS encoding ATP-binding protein, giving the protein MNLKRSQYKIIMQQYEAKQLHMKHEIKKRKEEIYHKIPLIKVLDDEIASNSIDTTCYIIEHPEESADKLEELQENNLILSKKKFHLLVENGYSENYMQPEYACPMCKDTGYIGRDKCSCLKQAMIDIAYEQSNIKTAIQEENFDTFSLHYYSDETDPRYNLSPLENAHIVYDKCKKFVAHFDNTFTNMILYGQAGLGKTFLCNCIAKALLDTSHTVIYLTAFQLFKLFEDYKFNNDDSKVPDEQIESIFDCDLLIIDDLGTELNTRFTGVELFNCLNTRLLNKKSTLISTNLSPTDWSKQYSDRIVSRIFGNYEPLKLFGSDIRLKKYT; this is encoded by the coding sequence ATCTCAAGCGCTCTCAATATAAGATTATTATGCAGCAGTATGAAGCTAAACAACTTCATATGAAGCATGAAATTAAGAAGAGAAAAGAGGAAATCTATCATAAAATACCATTGATTAAGGTGTTAGATGATGAAATAGCCTCAAACAGTATTGATACGACTTGCTATATCATTGAACATCCTGAAGAATCTGCGGACAAGCTGGAAGAACTTCAAGAGAATAACTTAATTTTATCCAAAAAGAAGTTTCATCTCCTTGTTGAAAATGGCTATTCTGAGAATTATATGCAACCAGAATACGCTTGTCCCATGTGTAAAGATACAGGATATATCGGTCGTGATAAGTGCTCTTGCTTAAAACAAGCCATGATTGATATTGCCTATGAGCAATCCAACATCAAAACAGCTATCCAAGAGGAAAACTTTGATACGTTTTCGTTACATTATTACTCTGACGAAACGGACCCAAGGTATAACTTATCCCCGCTGGAGAATGCTCATATTGTATATGACAAATGTAAAAAATTCGTAGCCCACTTTGATAATACATTCACCAACATGATTCTCTATGGTCAAGCAGGATTAGGCAAGACCTTTTTATGCAATTGCATTGCTAAGGCTCTACTGGATACCTCCCATACGGTCATCTACTTAACAGCCTTTCAGTTATTTAAGTTGTTTGAGGATTATAAGTTTAACAATGATGATTCTAAGGTACCTGATGAACAGATTGAGTCAATTTTTGATTGTGATTTACTCATCATTGATGACTTGGGTACAGAACTCAATACACGCTTCACAGGTGTGGAGTTATTCAACTGTCTGAATACAAGGCTATTGAATAAGAAGTCAACCCTTATATCCACCAACCTGTCCCCCACAGATTGGTCTAAACAGTACTCTGACAGGATTGTATCAAGGATATTTGGTAACTATGAACCTCTAAAATTATTTGGTTCGGATATTCGGCTTAAAAAATATACATAG